The following coding sequences are from one Procambarus clarkii isolate CNS0578487 chromosome 86, FALCON_Pclarkii_2.0, whole genome shotgun sequence window:
- the LOC138358784 gene encoding uncharacterized protein, producing the protein MAAVETVVAVETMAAVETVVAVETMAAVETVVAVETMAAVETVVAVETMAAVETVVAVETMAAVETVVAVETMAAVETVVAVETMAAVETVVAVETMAAVETVVAVEAVRTVDTSRGNRAWNVRQSGQLVDGCPHVFKPGWSRMT; encoded by the coding sequence ATGGCGGCTGTGgagactgtggtggctgtggagaCTATGGCGGCTGTGgagactgtggtggctgtggagaCTATGGCGGCTGTGgagactgtggtggctgtggagaCTATGGCGGCTGTGgagactgtggtggctgtggagaCTATGGCGGCTGTGgagactgtggtggctgtggagaCTATGGCGGCTGTGgagactgtggtggctgtggagaCTATGGCGGCTGTGgagactgtggtggctgtggagaCTATGGCGGCTGTGgagactgtggtggctgtggagaCTATGGCGGCTGTGgagactgtggtggctgtggaggCTGTGAGGACGGTGGATACTAGTAGAGGAAATAGGGCCTGGAATGTGCGGCAGTCTGGCCAGCTCGTGGATGGGTGTCCACACGTTTTCAAACCTGGTTGGAGCCGGATGACTTAA